From a single Lolium rigidum isolate FL_2022 chromosome 7, APGP_CSIRO_Lrig_0.1, whole genome shotgun sequence genomic region:
- the LOC124672720 gene encoding insulin-degrading enzyme-like 1, peroxisomal → MDSRPREVDSLSEAADGAAAPAIAMVEVEVTKPRNDKRGYRRVVLPNALECLLISDPDTDKAAASMNVSVGYFCDPDGLEGLAHFLEHMLFYASEKYPIEDSYSKYIAEHGGSTNAYTTSEHTNFYFDVNNDCLDDALDRFAQFFIKPLMSPDATLREIKAVDSENQKNLLSDPWRMSQLQKHLCSNNHPYHKFSTGNWNTLEVKPKEKGLDTRLELINFYDSHYSANLMQLVVYGKESLDNIQTLVESKFCDIKNVGRKQFSFPGHPCSSKDLQILVKVVPIKQGHTLRVLWPITPNIRHYKEGPCRYVSHLIGHEGEGSLFYILKKLGWAMSLESGEGDWSYEFSFFSVVIQLTDVGHEHMEDVIGLLFRYITLLQTSGTPKWIFDELLAICETGFNYRDKSPPMNYVASISSNMQVYSSYFHGHVRCLS, encoded by the exons ATGGATTCGAGGCCGCGCGAGGTAGACTCCCTCAGCGAGGCGGCCGACGGCGCCGCTGCGCCAGCCATCGCGATGGTTGAGGTCGAGGTCACCAAGCCCCGCAACGACAAGCGTGGGTACCGCCGCGTGGTGCTCCCCAACGCTCTCGAGTGCCTCCTCATCAGCGACCCCGACACCGATAAG GCGGCGGCGTCGATGAATGTTTCGGTGGGCTACTTCTGCGACCCCGATGGGCTGGAGGGGCTCGCTCACTTCCTCG AGCATATGCTTTTCTATGCGAGCGAGAAATATCCTATAGAAGATAGTTACTCAAAGTACATTGCTGAG CATGGTGGTTCGACCAATGCCTATACAACTTCTGAACACACAAACTTCTATTTTGATGTGAACAATGACTGCCTGGATGATGCTTTAGATAG GTTTGCACAATTTTTTATAAAGCCATTGATGTCCCCCGATGCAACTCTTAGGGAAATAAAAGCCGTTGACTCTG AAAATCAGAAAAATCTATTGTCAGATCCATGGCGAATGAGTCAG CTCCAGAAGCATCTTTGCTCGAATAACCACCCATACCACAAGTTCAGCACTG GAAATTGGAACACTTTGGAGGTTAAACCAAAGGAGAAAGGATTAGACACAAGGCTCGAGCTTATCAATTTCTATGATTCACACTACTCAGCCAACTTGATGCAGCTTGTTGTGTATGGAAAAG AGAGTCTGGACAACATTCAGACCCTTGTCGAAAGTAAGTTCTGTGATATCAAGAATGTTGGGAGGAAGCAATTTTCTTTTCCTGGTCATCCATGTTCAAGCAAAGATCTTCAG ATCCTTGTTAAGGTGGTTCCCATTAAACAAGGTCATACATTGCGAGTACTGTGGCCAATCACTCCAAATATTAGGCATTACAAGGAAGGTCCTTGTAGGTATGTGAGCCATCTAATTGGTCATGAAGGAGAAGGATCTCTCTTTTACATTCTAAAAAAGTTGG GATGGGCTATGAGTTTGGAATCAGGGGAAGGGGACTGGAGTTATGAGTTCTCTTTCTTCAGTGTTGTTATACAGCTGACAGATGTAGGCCATG AGCACATGGAGGATGTCATTGGATTGCTGTTCAGATACATTACATTACTTCAGACCTCTGGAACTCCAAAGTGGATTTTTGATGAG CTTCTAGCCATCTGTGAGACAGGATTCAACTATCGAGACAAGAGCCCTCCAATGAATTATGTTGCCAGCATTTCCTCAAACATGCAGGTATATTCCAGTTATTTCCATGGTCATGTCCGTTGCCTG AGTTAg